A window of Drosophila sulfurigaster albostrigata strain 15112-1811.04 chromosome X, ASM2355843v2, whole genome shotgun sequence genomic DNA:
GCATACATTACGATCTGTGCAATGAGGTTAGATCTTTCAGAAACCTTGTGCGACTGGATCTCGACCATAAGAGCTGTTCAAGTGAGATACGCCTGTGGGAAATTGTAGCCCATAGACCATCGCTAAAGTTCCTGGAAATAACACGCATGGATCTTGGATGTAACTTTTTTTCATTGAACCGATATCTCATGAACATTACAATGTACAATCGTCATGCGCCTTTGACTGTCATTTACGCTAATATTGGCGAAAACGAAGGGCTGGTGAGTTAAAGGGCGAAAAGCTTATACTAGgtgtttcttaatttaaacttATCTTTATCTTATCAGATTCGTCGTCACTTCACGCATCCTCAACTGCAACTTATATCGGGgcacaaaaacccaaaaaacgTTCTTGGACCCATtataaaattagaattaattCCTATATATGATTCTTAACTAATTAACTACTCGAACGCGTAAAACCAGTTAAGTTTAAGAAACAACGTTTCAAATGTTTCCTCAGTTTTAAGTTTATAGATGAATTAAGTAATTAAGTTAAGTAAAGTTGATTGGAAAGAATTAATTCCAATCGaacaatatttgcaattgaatgcaTTGTGGAGTGAAGTTTGTATGCCACATTTAAAACACTTCTTCAGTTATtacttcatatatatatatatgtttctCAAACAATTTAACTACAAATTGATTGTTACAATAGAACTGTAAGGAATTAATTTGaatctaataataaattaacgcTTTTTGTATGAAGAGACAAAAATGCGATCAGACTATTTCGTAGTGTCAAGTTATTGTGGAAATGactactatatttaaatacaaatttgtttaaacaggATATCCAGGGGATCTTGTGTGatgtaaaacaatattttgagCATTACcattatttctaatttttatattcatagtGTGATATGTAATACGGAATAGGGTACGAAtagaaatacataaaaatcgTCAcaggcccaaaaaaaaaaaaaaaacttcagtAATCAAACAACtacgaaaatttaaaatcatcaACAACCGCCTCATTTCTTTATTAGCTTtctgctttgctgttgctttcgaTCGAAAAAATCAAACGCAttcgacttttttttttgatacttttgatttttgtttgagCTGCTTGCGATCAGCAGCGTAagttaaaaagaaagaagcgAATGaacacgaaaataaaaaaatcatcaACAGTCGccatttttattcttttgctttcgacgttgctattgcttttgaccgtatgtacatatatgtatgtatgtatttaaatacatacatacatacatatgtactcgCCGATTTTCGGAAGTCATCAGCAGGACTGTCGCGAAAATCAAACGCATTAGacttttttttgctacttttgatttttgtttgagCTGCTTGCGATCAGCAGCGTAagttaaaaagaaagaagcgAATGaacacgaaaataaaaaaatcatcaACAGTCGccatttttattcttttgctttcgacgttgctattgcttttgaccgtatgtatatgtatgtatgtatttaaatacatacatacatatgtactcgCCGATTTTCGGAAGTCATCAGCAGGACTGTCGCGAAAATCAAACGCAttagactttttttttgctacttttgatttttgtttgagCTGCTTGCGATCAGCAGCGTAagttaaaaagaaagaagcgAATGaacacgaaaataaaaaaatcatcaacagtcgccatttttattttttttgctttcgactttgctattgcttttgattatatatgtaggtacatacatacatacatatgtatgtatatacatatgtatgtaactcGCAGCTGCAGCACTCAGAGACTTTCGGAAGTCATAAGCAGTACAGTCGCGAAAATCAATTCTTTTTTGACTATGCTACAGATCGTAAGCAGCTCAAACAAAAAGCAGTGATTTTCTCGCCTGTGGCTACCGATGACTTCCGAAAGTCACCGAGTGCTGCAGTtgggtatgtatgtatatgatcGAAAGTAACAGCAAAGcagaaagtaaataaagaaatgagGCGATTGTtgataattttgaattttcgtaGCTTTTCGATTTTAACCCATGCTTTGACTGCGACTTCTGATTTTTTGggaaaaagcagcaaaagcattattttataatatcgCTCGAAGTTAAAGGAGTGAAAAGCCAAAATCTTGCTACTTAGCTTTGATTTACTTATGATAGGTCACGTATAGTATTAAATGTTCCACATGTGAGCCTAAGGAAACtcagtacatatgtatgtacatatgtatgtctagACGAGGCTACTTTCCTGCACAGATGATGCACATTTGTTGTAGTCAATTGGGTACCCTCAACCAAATACTGAATTTATGTAATAATATTAGTATTAAAAGactattaattgaaaatagtaAGTTGCAGTTTCTAATTTTTCCAATTGGAAATCCAAATGTAAAAGGTCAATCGTAAATTTTGCagctaaaaaacaaacaacgataatacatatgtacaaatgtatatacatatgtatgtatatatattatgccattttaagtttttatacaTTAGCAACtaaagtacatatgtacatacatacatacatacatatgtatgtacatatatacaaataaataagtttgaaAACATGTTCTaccatacaaaaaaaagttgtgaTATTCTTAATTTCGTTAgataacaaaaaagtaaaataaaataatatatttcctCCGAgttatatgtacatagttgCAGACCTAAAATTTATGTACTCGAATCTTTCAAACAAATTTGGGGTGCGTCCATTTTATCAGCTTTTCATTCGTCATTTGTGAAGAGTAGTATTATTGATAATTAATAATGCTTTTAGTCATAATTTGCTTCGCTTTAAAGAATTGTACATCAGCGAACGGtaatatttgaaatcattttaatgccgcaaaatatattgctgtAATAATAAGCTATGGaaatcgataaataaaataaaaataccgatATTTTAGCTCACATACAGCCACACTTCAAAATATCGATTTCATTACCTGTCCCTTGCTCACTTGTAGCTTCTTATAGATTATAGCGACAGAaggtaaaattttaaaaacaaaatttttcagCCAGCATGAAAATTTATTACGAAAATAGAAGTTAGCTGCTTCAACATACGATTGTTTAGTAATGGTGTGTAACCAGGTGGCAACTCTTTGGCTTTAATAGTTTGGTATATATCGGTACtttaaaacaaacattaaGGAAATATTGCTGATGGTCGCACTCGTACAAATAAAACAGCTTTAACAAAGCTCTTCttttaagtaatatttttgtttatatgtgtttatattatttagtgtcttaacaaattgcaataattttaaagcgtAAAAAATTCGAACTGTAATCAGCTGATTGTCATTGAAatggcatttttattaataaaaatatcgatatacatacatatttgccAAGATTTGTGcatactttgttttttttttttttttaattttgtcgATCTGTCTGTCAAAAGATTTGTTGGATATTcagaaaatgttaataaatcaCCGAATGCAGGAAGAGTTTTAACGAATGTAACATTAATTAACACTTTCTTggtttaataaattgttaatcaGCTGTTAGCTAACTAATGTGTATTGGCTAAACAAAATTCAAGCTTTTCGCGGTAAAACGTAATAATGTGAAATGTGCGGTTTTTCATATACGGAGATGGTCACACTGCAGCGTTGCCGCCTAACAGTCGCCAATAGATACTACGCACGCCGCAGTGGAAATTGTGATTTACAGTTAAGTTTATATACACATTGATACACCACGATGTTCAAAGTACTAAACGATTATTGCCAATTGGAAATAATTGAGCTTTTAAACCTGACCGCCCAGATGGCACTATACGAAGCCTATGAAGACGATTCGGACGATCCGAATCGCATACACATCAATCTGATCTCTACCTGGGGGCAACAAACTCGCATTGAACTTACTTCCAGGAATTGTGAGACACTTAAAAACAACCGAGCATTGTTGAACACATTTATGTCCAGCCTCAGTGTGAAAGTGGAGGAAATGGAGCTGCAGGGTGTACCAATGGAATTTTTGAGGATCTGCGAAAATTTCTGTTTACCCAGTGTACAAATATTATCCTGTACATTGGATGACTCTCGTAGTCGTGTTGAGGCTCAACGAATAATGACGAACATCTTTCCTGGGGTGCGCTGTATGAAGCCTgattttgctatttgctaCTGCTCGATGTCGAAGTGGACGCAGTTTCGGAAGCTAATCGTTGTACATCCGTACTTCGAACGCCATAGTTATCATTTTTGTTTCCTTGGACAATTACCGTCGATTGAGGAATTTGTTGCACCTGACGTCTACATTATAAACCATTCATTCCAAGGATTTATGCATTTGCCCAATCTGCGGACAATTACCATTCGCGTGTCCGACGAATATGGAAATAGAAACGAACCATTGTATGATCCGCTTATCACTCTCAGGTATATAGACCAATACGGCGGTACTGAAGGCAATACAGACAACATACGCAGTTTGATGCTGGACGGAGTTTGGTGCATACATTACGATCTGTGCAATGAGGTTAGATCTTTCAGAAACCTTGTGCGACTGGATCTCGACCATAAGAGCTGTTCAAGTGAGATACGCCTGTGGGAAATTGTAGCCCATAGACCATCGCTAAAGTTCCTGGAAATAACACGCATGGATCTTGGatgtaactttttttttcattgaaCCGATATCTCATGAACATTACAATGTACAATCGTCATGCGCCTTTGACTGTCATTTACGCTAATATTGGCGAAAACGAAGGGCTGGTGAGTTAAAGGGCGAAAAGCTTATACTAGgtgtttcttaatttaaacttATCTTTATCTTATCAGATTCGTCGTCACTTCACGCATCCTCAACTGCAACTTATATCGGGGCACAAAAACACCCAAAAAACGTTCTTGGACCCATtataaaattagaattaattCCTATATATGATTCTTAACTAATTAACTACTCGAACGCGTAAAACCAGTTAAGTTTAAAAACAACGTTTCAAATGTTTCCTCAGTTTTAAGTTTATAGATGAATTAAGTAATTAAGTTAAGTAAAGTTGATTGGAAAGAATTAATTCCAATCGaacaatatttgcaattgaatgcaTTGTGGAGTGAAGTTTGTACGCCACATTTAAAACACTTCTTCAGTTATtacttcatatatatatatatgtttctCAAACAATTTAACTACAAATTGATTGTTACAATAGAACTGTAAGGAATTAATTTGaatctaataataaattaacgcCTTTTTGTATGAAGAGACAAAAATGCGATCAGACTATTTCGTAGTGTCAAGTTATTGTGGAAATGactactatatttaaatacaaatttgtttaaacaggATATCCAGGGGATCTTGTGTGatgtaaaacaatattttgagCATTACcattatttctaatttttatattcatagtGTGATATGTAATACGGAATAGGGTACGAAtagaaatacataaaaatcgTCAcaggcccaaaaaaaaaaaaaacttcagtAATCAAACAACtacgaaaatttaaaatcatcaACAACCGCctcatttctttatttgctttctgctttgctgttgctttcgaTCGAAAAAATCAAACGCAttcgacttttttttttgatacttttgatttttgtttgagCTGCTTGCGATCAGCAGCGTAagttaaaaagaaagaagcgAATGaacacgaaaataaaaaaatcatcaACAGTCGccatttttattcttttgctttcgacgttgctattgcttttgaccgtatgtatatgtatgtatgtatttaaatacatacatacatacatatgtactcgCCGATTTTCGGAAGTCATCAGCAGGACTGTCGCGAAAATCAAACGCATTAGACTTTTTTGctacttttgatttttgtttgagCTGCTTGCGATCAGCAGCGTAagttaaaaagaaagaagcgAATGaacacgaaaataaaaaaatcatcaacagtcgccatttttattttttttgctttcgactttgctattgcttttgattatatatgtaggtacatacatacatacatatgtatgtatatacatatgtatgtaactcGCAGCTGCAGCACTCAGAGACTTTCGGAAGTCATAAGCAGTACAGTCGCGAAAATCAATTCTTTTTTGACTATGCTACAGATCGTAAGCAGCTCAAACAAAAAGCAGTGATTTTCTCGCCTGTGGCTACCGATGACTTCCGAAAGTCACCGAGTGCTGCAGTtgggtatgtatgtatatgatcGAAAGTAACAGCAAAGcagaaagtaaataaagaaatgagGCGATTGTtgataattttgaattttcgtaGCTTTTCGATTTTAACCCATGCTTTGACTGCGACTTCTGATTTTTGggaaaagcagcaaaagcattattttataatatcgCTCGAAGTTAAAGGAGTGAAAAGCCAAAATCTTGCTACTTAGCTTTGATTTACTTATGATAGGTCACGTATAGTATTAAATGTTCCACATGTGAGCCTAAGGAAACtcagtacatatgtatgtacatatgtatgtctagACGAGGCTACTTTCCTGCACAGATGATGCACATTTGTTGTAGTCAATTGGGTACCCTCAACCAAATACTGAATTTATGTAATAATATTAGTATTAAAAGactattaattgaaaatagtaAGTTGCAGTTTCTAATTTTTCCAATTGGAAATCCAAATGTAAAAGGTCAATCGTAAATTTTGCagctaaaaaacaaacaacgataatacatatgtacaaatgtatatacatatgtatgtatatatattatgccattttaagtttttatacaTTAGCAACtaaagtacatatgtacatacatacatacatacatatgtatgtacatatatacaaataaataagtttgaaAACATGTTCTaccatacaaaaaaaagttgtgaTATTCTTAATTTCGTTAgataacaaaaaagtaaaataaaataatatatttcctCCGAgttatatgtacatagttgCAGACCTAAAATTTATGTACTCGAATCTTTCAAACAAATTTGGGGTGCGTCCATTTTATCAGCTTTTCATTCGTCATTTGTGAAGAGTAGTATTATTGATAATTAATAATGCTTTTAGTCATAATTTGCTTCGCTTTAAAGAATTGTACATCAGCGAACGGtaatatttgaaatcattttaatgccgcaaaatatattgctgtAATAATAAGCTATGGaaatcgataaataaaataaaaataccgatATTTTAGCTCACATACAGCCACACTTCAAAATATCGATTTCATTACCTGTCCCTTGCTCACTTGTAGCTTCTTATAGATTATAGCGACAGAaggtaaaattttaaaaacaaaatttttcagCCAGCATGAAAATTTATTACGAAAATAGAAGTTAGCTGCTTCAACATACGATTGTTTAGTAATGGTGTGTAACCAGGTGGCAACTCTTTGGCTTTAATAGTTTGGTATATATCGGTACtttaaaacaaacattaaGGAAATATTGCTGATGGTCGCACTCGTACAAATAAAACAGCTTTAACAAAGCTCTTCttttaagtaatatttttgtttatatgtgtttatattatttagtgtcttaacaaattaattctGCGAATACAAAGTGACAGTCAGTTGCGCCAGCTAGTGCGTAGTTAGTGCagtgtctctgtgtctgtatgtgtgcgttTTAAAGGTAAGTTAAGAGCGGCTCTTGGTTAGTGCACGTCATCATCAAGCCCCAGTCCCAGTCGCTGTCACCTATTTTCACGAGTCGCAAgtgcaaaagaaagaaagcagTCTCAACAAGTATTAGCTAAATACAAGTGTTCAATTGCTGTCCTTGTCTAGTTTACAGTGTACCCTAATTGCATATCACAGTAAAAGAAAGTGAGCAAGCGGATTGCAATTTATCGTCTCGTTCAACAAGTGATTACcgatcgctctctctctttctcgttcGCTCGCTCGATCTTTGTCTATTGTCGGGCAACTCCGCGCGGCGCGCGCGCCAGCGCCTACGCATCATTGTTGTGGTTCTTTCGTTGTTATTATTGGCTGCTTACGTGTCGTCGCGAAATGTACGTATTCGCTTACGTAGTTGTAGTCTCTCTTACGTGTCTTGCGGCAGCCAATCCGACAACAACACCGGCTGCCATCGCGCAAGTGCAAGTAATCGAGCAAATCGAGAGCTTCTTGGATAATCCACATTACCTCAGCAATGAGGAAATCGGAGATCTATTCACACGTCTCAACAAGGACTACCCGACGCTGGCCCAACCCTATGTCGTCGGCACCACCATCGAGGGGCGTCCCATGAACGCTCTGGCGCTCAATGCGCCCACATCGGACGCCACCACGGGCGATCTGCTGCGTCCCATGGTCAAGCTGGTGGCAAATGTGCAAGGCGACGAGACCCTCGGACGCCAGATCGTCCTCTACATGGCCGAATATTTGGCCAGTAGCTATGAAATCGACAAGGAAGTGCAGCGATTGCTCAATACAACTGAAATACACTTCCTGCCCAGTGCGAATCCGGATGGCTTCGCCCTTGCCAAGGTGAGTTATCCATTCAAGTAGAAGTAGAGTTACTGTTATCGCAGATTAAGCAAACCGATCCCCTCATTTAAGTTCTCGCTCTATTAGGATTGATAAACAGTTCGACTTTATTACAAAGAGAGAAGCCAGTCCAAAACAGTCAATTGAGTTCGATTGCGCGATACCTggtaaaaattgaaataataaaataaataaaaaaacaaatatttcgattGATCAAACAAAGGTATATaagttaacaaaatattatttatcgAAACAATGATATTATGCAATAAcgctttaattgttttccGCGATGagaatgattttaaaaatgtattcattttttacaatataaattgGAATTatccagtttttttttttatttatatttttgcttgcactttttttttagctgtAGAGCTCTTATATACAATAGCTGATAAAGTCGTCAACTGACTGCAGTCACGAATAAATGAATGTATACCTGAGGGCTTCCGTTTATTCATTGGCACAAATTGGTTATACACATTAGCGATGTTGACTGCCGGGTATGCTAAGAAACAACGAGAGGTTCTTTGCGCTTATGGGTTTTTTCATTTCTCGAAATGTGAAACAATTCAATCTGTGAACAGCTGCAGACCTGAGTGAACCTGCCAAAAAGTGAATGTACTTCTACATACTTACACATACCAAATAcgacgtatacgtatatacatgtgAGAGTGTTGTCTGATTCATTTCATGAGTTGTACCTTTACAGGCTATTATTCAGCCACTTGCTGTGACTTGGCTTTGTTCTCAAGAAAACCATGCTCACCTTTCACAACAGAATCGAAACTAAACTATAGCATTCCTTAGCTACAAGAAGAGAGCCTCACAAGTCCAAACTGACAGATatttagagagagagagcgagagagagaaatagagagtGCATATTGTGTTTTGACCCAGTTTGGGATTAACGTAGCACGATCGGTTAATTAGCAATTGTGTCTACATCTATGTATGTCGAAGGCAAGCTAAGTGCTTGTGTATATTATCGACATCGAGTGGTTATTCAAGTGATCTCTATCCCCATCGAGAGCTCTTTAAAGTCAGTCAAGCGATATTTCAAGTATGTATTTGCTTGCCAGCAAATCTTATGCAGATGTTAAAATAGAGATAACATAATGTTAAACACTTGTCGGGTGCGCAAATATGGAAGGTGTCATCATGGTCATTGCCACTCCTCAGTTTTCTGTCTTGttgttatacaaaaaatttaagttCATATTTCTGGTCTTCATTTCTGTTTCGTTCTATACTTTGTTgtatactaaacaaaaaaatgggtTCTTCCCCAATCttcatttgtatatattatggTATTATATGAATGTCGAGTCCCCATCGAGTTGTGCAAGTAATCattacacatttttatttattttatatattttctatgaatttttttcctttcttcGCGTGGGTTATTTTTGATGTTTTGCAAAAGATGTTTCATAGATCTTAACTTTTCAACTGCATCTTAATgcaatcgtaatcgtaatatCATGAATATCCTTTTCGTTGATGTTCCATatgtgaaaagaaaagaaaatcttAAAGCTTCGGTCAAGTTTTTCCggttgtatatattataataacttTCTAGTGTGAGTTGATAGAATATCTTGGACAACCAGTTCACACGAAACATGCATTAAAAACTCACGAACTCGCTTATCTGCCAGTTGCCTTATCGACATTTCGAGGTTCTCTTTAATCTATTGCAGGGAATTCAAAgtgtttgtttgcatattgTGTCATATTTAGCTGTAGCGATATCAAGTATACACAGCTTTATCgcctttttttattgatagaaAATTAATGGGCCATTAAAGCAAAGTAAGATTTCCAAATTTTATCACAGAACGGGAGTTATAactgtggcatgcggcatgcggcatgcggcatgtggcatgtggcttGCGACATGTGGCATGTTTTGGCTTGCGGCATATGGTTATTTGAGAGAGGTGAAAAAACGTGGATTAAAACTGCTTATTATGGGCATTATATGGCATTACTTATGACTTGGTGTGTATCTCTGTCACCGCTTTCAATGGCTGTCTGATTAGATTAGTTGGTCATACGAATtagttataccaaatttctTTTGATTGTGCTGACAGTTTTATGGCTACCGGGACTataaataaagacaaaatTAATGTTGGGTTGGTGTTAATCCATTCCCTCCCACCCCCCTCCCCCCTTGTCCGCCTGACGTCATCTGTTGCAATGTACTGTGTAATTACGAGTACATCTACTATATACATTAATATCTTCATTTATACACAACCATACGTATGTACGAATGAGTGTATGGATGTTTATGCCAGAGCACCACAAAACTGGTTTAGAAGCCGTCGCTATAGTATTTCAACTGTTTCCCCTATATTGACAATCTTTGCAGCGAAAGAGTATTTGAACAGTTTCTTGCGATTTGAGACACTGTATGCAACCGGTTCATTGTTGTCTTCAcgatgtacatacatatgtgctcTTTTTGCACGCCCATAAAGTGGggcatatttattgttatttgtgtatgttttcaggattttttaaattttataaaatcttgaaaatcaaaaaattgaaGTACATTAAGAaaaattgttgattgttgCTGATATTTTTTTGCAAGGCAGTTTGCTATTTCTTGGATTCCGTAATAATagcgaataataataatagctttcgaataatactaataacaaataattaaaatgcaattaaatattatgtaaaaaaaaatcttttgaGAGTACTCGACTATTAAAAAGAAACCGCATATCACACAGGGTATCTTTTAGTCGAGTGCTCTTTAGGTCACAGCTTTATGACTTCTTTTCTGCATCGACATTTTGTTAATCTTTGCTTTGGAAAAATGTGAATTGCATTGAGAAATTCGTCTTATTTAGTTGACACTGTAGCACTGTATCGAACACAACTAGATCATACATACAGACGcgcacatatgtacatacatacatatgaaagtatgtatgtaagtgtaaACATCAACGTACAAAATGTATGTCAAGAGTTTTGtcgattgcatttgcaatatgTGCATATTGAAACTAttctttgaatttattaagaCAGATCTACGAGCTTCAGTTTATAGATCTGTTCGATCTAGGGCTTCATAATCGATGGAGATAAACTTTGGCATTAACTGGCTGGTGTGAATAAACAGCTGGACTATCTTtacacacaaagacacacacacacacaacacacaaacgtTCTCGCTCAACCGATAGCGCGAGCAATTGATAACAGttaaatacactcacacacatgcatacacgcATACAAGAAAGGCCGTCGTCTGGGTGTATacgaaaataatttcaattgagcCCACGCTCAATGTTATTGTTAGTGCACTGGGCGCTCTGACGTCACAAAAACTCGCAAGTTATCGATTTTTATGTAGGCTACAGTAATAACATCCTTTTGCCTGGTGACACATGTGACGTGCGTAGGCGTCGATGACGATTGAAGCATAAACACATCGCAGCGCATCGTCGACAGCGCTGCTGCTGAAGTCGACGCATGCTGACTCGCTCTTTCTTTCGCGCCGATGACTGGCGCAGGCGCCTCACTTGCATCTGGCAACGCCGCCCGCACGCCGCACACGGCTGGGCTGGAATCGAGATGTGCGAAAACTAAAAGCCAcatacaagcacacacacactcacacatatatgtacatagacTGCGAGTCAatacaagaagaagaaaaaaaccccgtacacaataaataacaaataaaagagagaaaaaccGAGAAACTATTAATTTGTGCTTAAACGCAATGTGTCGCCGCAATAACATGcggcaataacaaaacaaaacaaataaatgtacatatatataaaaaaaaaaataacacgcACACATCgagagaaaacaacaacaaaactcgTGACTGACAAAGCTTCGCGAGGCAACGCGACGCTCTCTGGCGTGTAATTTCCCTACAATTATCGCACGTCGTCGCTCTCAGCAGCAGAGCACCAACgccagcgacggcgacggcagTGGCAGTGACGTCGACTGCGGCAGTGGGACAGCGGGCGGGCAGCACGGGCTTAAGGCCAATCAACGCAGCAAATTTTCAAACAGTACATTTTTTGAAGCTGAACTGAATCGAGTGGagctactgctactgctgcaataacaacgacgacgacgacgacgacggtgaCTGAGGTACACACGgtgttttatttgtagtaGCGCTGTATCTAAAGCGGGCCGCTCGCTTAATTTGCACTCCAGTGATAactgacagcagcagccagcaacaacaatgatgcAGCAGTGGCTAGAAAAACTTTCGCATCGGCTGTTGCCATTGATGCTAATGACAACGTTGATGGCGACGCTGCTCGTCCAGGGCTATGTCATCAAGGAGGACGAAAGCTTTCTGCAGCTGCCACACTACAGCAGCCAGGAGCAGCTCGAGGACTTGTTTGCCCGGCTCGAGAAGGCGTATCCGGATCAGGCGCGTGTCCACAGCATTGGCCGTTCGCTGGAGGGACGCAATCTGTTAGCGCTGCAGATCTCGCAGAGCACAAGGCAGCGGGCGCTGTTGACGCCGCCAGTGAAATACATTGCCAACATGCACGGCGATGAGACAGTGGGGCGACAGCTGCTTGTCTATTTGGCTCAGTATCTGCTGGGCAACTATGAACGGAGCACCGAGGTGGCCCAGCTGGTGAACAGCACCGATATCTATTTGATGCCCACCATGAATCCTGACGGTTATGCTCTCTCCCaggtatgtgtctgtgtgctaTCAAATTATTGTCATCACCTGTTTGCGTGTGCCTGGGAAAAATCGATAACCGAtgcataaatacacacatacatatgtacattctTAGTACTGTATGAAATGTGAAGCCAACGCAGCCCAGCTTCTGCCCTGCAGAATTTGCGCTGCTTATCgtataggtgtgtgtgtgtgtgtatgtgagtgtgtgacgtCGCTGTTGCGCACTTGCCTTTTGATTGCGTAGGCTtgctctcttcctctctgGCACGCCCCTTCGTTGTTGACATATTGCGAAGCTTGTTGCTTTCACATGAATTGCTTTAATTCCGCTCG
This region includes:
- the LOC133848426 gene encoding uncharacterized protein LOC133848426 isoform X1 gives rise to the protein MFKVLNDYCQLEIIELLNLTAQMALYEAYEDDSDDPNRIHINLISTWGQQTRIELTSRNCETLKNNRALLNTFMSSLSVKVEEMELQGVPMEFLRICENFCLPSVQILSCTLDDSRSRVEAQRIMTNIFPGVRCMKPDFAICYCSMSKWTQFRKLIVVHPYFERHSYHFCFLGQLPSIEEFVAPDVYIINHSFQGFMHLPNLRTITIRVSDEYGNRNEPLYDPLITLRYIDQYGGTEGNTDNIRSLMLDGVWCIHYDLCNEVRSFRNLVRLDLDHKSCSSEIRLWEIVAHRPSLKFLEITRMDLGCNFFFH
- the LOC133848426 gene encoding uncharacterized protein LOC133848426 isoform X2 produces the protein MALYEAYEDDSDDPNRIHINLISTWGQQTRIELTSRNCETLKNNRALLNTFMSSLSVKVEEMELQGVPMEFLRICENFCLPSVQILSCTLDDSRSRVEAQRIMTNIFPGVRCMKPDFAICYCSMSKWTQFRKLIVVHPYFERHSYHFCFLGQLPSIEEFVAPDVYIINHSFQGFMHLPNLRTITIRVSDEYGNRNEPLYDPLITLRYIDQYGGTEGNTDNIRSLMLDGVWCIHYDLCNEVRSFRNLVRLDLDHKSCSSEIRLWEIVAHRPSLKFLEITRMDLGCNFFFH